A region of Bifidobacterium adolescentis ATCC 15703 DNA encodes the following proteins:
- the thrC gene encoding threonine synthase, whose translation MTTFHSTRSTTDSLTSKQAIRKGIADDGGLFVTDSLGETHVDIASLAGKSYQQIAFDVLSVLLPDYTEAELKECIDEAYGPQWSDEKITPVKPLGDDYVMELFNGPTSAFKDVALQILPRFMARTTPADGDADEKIMIVTATSGDTGKAALAGFADAAGTGITVFYPEGKVSQVQELQMTTQSGSNVNVCAVKGNFDDAQSAVKRIFGDKELAGRLADDSHVVLSSANSINVGRLVPQVVYYFSAYAQLLERQVINVGDEVEFVVPTGNFGDILAGYYAKLLGLPVKHLVVASDKNNVLFDFLTSGTYNRQRPFFQTISPSMDILISSNLERMLYYMSDKDTRLISMLMNDLSQWGAYEVPEPMMKKIRSIFGTGWADENQVREMIADCWNKNHYVIDPHTACGYYVMQQMPRDPLTPRVLLSTASPYKFPRVVNESLGLDASGTDFECMDVLAKATGTTAPAALRGLETANVRFDNVVEIDGMEGFVEQAAKAL comes from the coding sequence GTGACCACGTTCCACAGCACACGCAGCACCACCGATTCGCTTACCTCCAAGCAGGCCATCCGCAAGGGCATCGCCGATGATGGCGGCCTGTTCGTGACCGACTCCTTGGGTGAGACCCATGTGGATATCGCTTCCTTGGCCGGCAAGTCCTACCAGCAGATCGCGTTCGATGTGCTGTCCGTGCTGCTGCCGGACTACACCGAGGCCGAGCTCAAGGAGTGCATCGACGAGGCGTACGGCCCGCAGTGGTCCGACGAGAAGATCACTCCGGTCAAGCCGCTCGGCGATGACTATGTGATGGAACTGTTCAACGGTCCGACTTCCGCGTTCAAAGATGTGGCGCTGCAGATTCTGCCGCGTTTCATGGCGCGCACCACTCCGGCGGATGGCGACGCGGATGAGAAGATCATGATCGTCACCGCCACGTCCGGCGACACCGGCAAGGCCGCGTTGGCTGGTTTCGCGGACGCCGCGGGCACCGGCATCACCGTGTTCTATCCGGAAGGCAAGGTCAGCCAGGTGCAGGAGCTGCAGATGACCACGCAGTCCGGCTCCAATGTGAACGTGTGCGCGGTCAAGGGCAATTTCGATGACGCGCAGTCCGCCGTCAAGCGCATCTTCGGCGACAAGGAGCTTGCCGGACGTCTCGCCGATGATTCGCATGTGGTGCTTTCCTCCGCGAATTCCATCAATGTGGGCCGTCTGGTGCCGCAGGTCGTCTATTACTTCTCCGCGTACGCGCAGCTGCTGGAACGCCAGGTCATCAATGTGGGCGACGAGGTCGAGTTCGTTGTGCCGACGGGTAATTTCGGCGACATCCTCGCCGGCTATTACGCGAAACTGCTGGGCCTGCCGGTCAAGCATCTTGTGGTGGCGTCCGACAAGAACAACGTGCTGTTCGACTTCCTGACTTCCGGCACGTACAACCGTCAGCGTCCGTTCTTCCAGACCATTTCCCCGTCGATGGATATCCTCATCTCATCGAACCTGGAGCGCATGCTGTATTACATGTCCGACAAGGACACACGCCTGATCTCCATGCTGATGAACGATCTGAGCCAGTGGGGCGCCTACGAGGTTCCCGAGCCGATGATGAAGAAGATTCGTTCCATCTTCGGCACCGGTTGGGCCGATGAGAACCAGGTGCGCGAGATGATCGCGGACTGCTGGAACAAGAACCATTACGTGATCGACCCGCACACCGCATGCGGCTACTACGTCATGCAGCAGATGCCGCGCGATCCGCTCACGCCGCGCGTGCTGCTGTCCACCGCCAGCCCGTACAAGTTCCCGCGCGTAGTCAACGAATCTCTGGGTCTTGACGCGTCCGGCACCGATTTCGAATGCATGGACGTGCTTGCCAAGGCCACCGGCACCACCGCTCCGGCCGCGCTGCGCGGTCTTGAGACCGCCAACGTGCGTTTCGATAACGTCGTCGAAATCGACGGCATGGAAGGATTCGTCGAGCAGGCCGCGAAGGCGCTGTAA